One part of the Musa acuminata AAA Group cultivar baxijiao chromosome BXJ1-5, Cavendish_Baxijiao_AAA, whole genome shotgun sequence genome encodes these proteins:
- the LOC135675192 gene encoding uncharacterized protein LOC135675192 — protein MESGVDRCALAEVTMDAGLASGLCFHESTEGLEHKLLCATLELESLRANVKEEIRRREEDINQLIQRIQVVTHERDAARDQLQLLLDKITQGNAGELSPMLSGSLQPDSPQMRQTGATSNITESDSLSGIPTHNSHSIVAFPESSSIKMANTCNMLMVQQRSSPANNSTADRASVTINSLATNKPLPQRGKLLQAVLEAGPTLQTLLLAGSLPRWRNPPPSQPFKGPPPGVQAQTASLLTPKIVPNPSSSARTSPNLINHEKSDGASIVCVQATLNSQGDAMKRPPLTSPCIMSHDSMNMKIQKTRCTGGA, from the exons ATGGAGTCAGGTGTGGATCGTTGCGCTCTTGCAGAGGTCACCATGGATGCAGGCTTGGCTTCTGGTTTGTGTTTTCATGAG AGCACCGAGGGACTCGAGCACAAGCTTCTCTGTGCCACCTTGGAACTTGAGTCGCTGCGGGCTAATGTTAAGGAGGAGATAAGAAGGAGAGAGGAAGATATCAATCAATTAATCCAACGAATTCAAGTGGTCACCCACGAAAGAGACGCAGCAAGGGATCAGCTGCAGCTTTTACTCGATAAGATCACACAAGGTAACGCGGGGGAGCTCTCTCCCATGCTATCAGGCTCTCTCCAGCCTGATAGCCCGCAGATGCGGCAAACCGGAGCAACTTCCAACATCACCGAATCCGATAGCCTCTCGGGAATTCCCACCCATAATTCTCACAGCATCGTTGCCTTCCCAGAATCGTCAAGCATAAAGATGGCTAACACCTGCAACATGCTTATGGTGCAACAGCGGAGCTCGCCGGCAAACAATAGCACAGCGGACAGAGCTTCCGTTACAATCAATAGCCTTGCCACGAATAAACCTCTCCCGCAGAGAGGGAAGCTGTTGCAAGCTGTCTTAGAAGCAGGTCCTACGCTGCAGACCCTTCTCTTGGCAGGGTCACTCCCTCGATGGCGCAATCCTCCGCCGTCGCAACCATTTAAGGGTCCGCCACCGGGAGTTCAAGCTCAGACAGCTTCACTGCTCACCCCTAAAATCGTACCGAATCCAAGCAGCTCGGCTCGTACTTCTCCGAATTTAATCAACCATGAGAAATCCGATGGAGCATCTATTGTTTGCGTGCAGGCAACCTTGAATTCTCAAGGTGACGCGATGAAGAGGCCGCCGCTGACCTCGCCATGTATCATGAGCCATGACAGCATGAACATGAAGATACAGAAGACTCGATGCACTGGAGGTGCATGA
- the LOC135674814 gene encoding protein SOSEKI 5-like gives MRLMTTQPHIQGYCEPMRLVWWFLLVHGTSPLESARVSSFQALTTVLSPLLPPSLLSELPERRIVHVPIKRPTFPLVLLLFEPRIPLVLLCIRGGLMAAASSRGRREPLRQWRDRETSPERTKVWKEPKPRRVPVVYYLSRNGQLEHPHFMEVTLSSSHGLYLRDVIERLNFLRGQGMPSLYSWSSKRCYKNGFVWHDLSDDDLIYPAHGHEYVLKGSELLQPVSSPSSQDTIAPFYASDKPLPIPKSVHEDPEILQIRKKRAPWSSLDLNEYKVYKTDLAVETGVKAADASTQTDDGRSRHRAAVARDDGRRAEIPMVEEAEPPTTELEREEISPPPSSSSPETLETLLKADVRASASAATTVGLDDHDPTVGGYASGRMRASAVLMHLLSCGSINVKDHHGISASPPSCKEKVAPRGGSDFGGAKVADGLMEGNSFSRIRLEDKEYFSGSLIETKKGGDGRADFPGLKRSSSYNADRCSKLELAEKEIEGVRAKCIPRKHKAVERREANAPISRSTLGSKRINDEPRDE, from the exons ATGCGCCTGATGACAACCCAACCACATATCCAGGGTTACTGTGAGCCCATGAGGCTTGTTTGGTGGTTTCTTCTTGTCCACGGCACATCCCCACTTGAATCCGCCCGCGTCTCTTCTTTCCAAGCCCTTACCACCGTCCTTTCccctctcctccctccctccctcctctctgAGCTCCCCGAACGGCGCATCGTCCATGTGCCTATAAAAAGACCGACTTTTCCCCTTGTTTTGCTTTTGTTCGAGCCACGAATCCCTTTGGTGTTGCTCTGCATTAGGGGGGGCTTAATGGCGGCGGCTTCCTCGCGAGGGAGGAGGGAGCCCCTGCGGCAATGGAGGGACCGGGAGACGAGTCCCGAGAGGACCAAGGTGTGGAAGGAGCCGAAGCCGAGGAGGGTCCCCGTGGTGTACTACCTCTCCCGGAATGGCCAGTTGGAGCACCCCCATTTCATGGAGGTCACCCTCTCCTCCAGCCACGGCCTCTACCTCAGAG ATGTGATCGAACGTCTCAACTTTCTCAGAGGCCAGGGAATGCCCAGTTTGTACTCTTGGTCCTCCAAACG GTGCTACAAGAATGGATTTGTGTGGCACGATCTGTCCGACGACGATCTGATCTACCCGGCGCACGGCCATGAGTACGTCCTCAAGGGGTCGGAGCTCCTCCAACCCGTCTCCTCTCCCAGTTCCCAGGACACCATTGCCCCATTTTATGCCTCCGACAAGCCGCTGCCGATCCCCAAATCCGTGCACGAAGATCCCGAAATCTTGCAAATTAGGAAAAAAAGGGCGCCTTGGAGCTCCCTCGACCTCAACGAGTACAAGGTCTACAAGACCGACCTGGCGGTGGAGACCGGCGTCAAGGCTGCGGACGCGTCCACGCAGACCGACGACGGGAGGAGCAGGCACCGGGCCGCTGTTGCCAGGGACGACGGGCGCCGAGCGGAGATCCCGATGGTGGAGGAGGCCGAGCCCCCAACCACCGAGCTGGAGCGGGAAGAGATCTCTCCGCCGCCGTCGTCTTCGAGCCCGGAGACCCTGGAGACACTACTTAAGGCGGACGTACGGGCGTCGGCTTCCGCGGCCACGACTGTGGGGCTCGACGACCACGACCCTACGGTGGGGGGCTATGCAAGCGGGCGGATGCGAGCGTCGGCGGTGCTGATGCACCTGCTGTCGTGCGGCTCCATCAACGTGAAGGACCATCACGGTATCTCGGCGTCGCCGCCGTCGTGCAAGGAGAAGGTTGCGCCACGTGGAGGGTCCGATTTCGGCGGCGCGAAAGTGGCGGACGGCTTGATGGAGGGCAACAGCTTCTCGCGGATCAGGCTGGAGGATAAAGAGTACTTCAGCGGGAGCTTGATCGAGACGAAGAAGGGAGGCGACGGCCGTGCCGACTTCCCCGGCCTGAAGAGGTCCTCCTCTTACAACGCGGACAG